The proteins below are encoded in one region of Triticum aestivum cultivar Chinese Spring chromosome 1B, IWGSC CS RefSeq v2.1, whole genome shotgun sequence:
- the LOC123149534 gene encoding ATP-dependent Clp protease proteolytic subunit-related protein 1, chloroplastic, which translates to MALALRCPAAASPSRAPFPNSSSHSQSAARPARRPAGGCRCHYYHGDGPPRSYDHIPKQFREENLKDGLMDNYKNVPQFLYGLSPSQMEMFTTDDNPYNRQSKKVTEESVAALRSYDEFGMYSLSGTHEGPASYSMGMGMPSMSMGRAGKGYRRMRSSAPDLPSLLLDSRIIFLGMPIVPAVTELIAAQFLWLDYDDRTKPIYLYINSTGTMDENNELVASETDAYAIADFINRSKAKVYTINLSMAYGQAAMLLSLGMKGKRGVLPNSITKLHLPKVHKSGGAAIDMWIKAKELETNTDYYLELVSQGVGKPKEELAEFLRGPRYFRAQEAIDYGLADTILHSLDGSFKPKDLTAQLAKAQEMRQSGKRAPAGAGRWSTPTAPR; encoded by the exons ATGGCGCTCGCGctgcgctgccccgccgccgcctcgccgtccagGGCCCCCTTCCCCAACTCCTCCTCCCACTCCCAGTCGGCTGCGAGGCCCGCGAGGAGGCCGGCGGGGGGCTGCAGGTGCCACTACTACCACGGCGACGGGCCCCCAAGAAGCTACGACCACATCCCCAAGCAGTTCCGCGAGGAGAACCTCAAGGATGGCC TGATGGATAATTACAAGAATGTTCCTCAGTTCCTTTATGGCTTAAGCCCATCTCAGATGGAAATGTTTACAACTGACGACAACCCTTATAATCGGCAGTCAAAGAAAGTTACAGAG GAAAGCGTTGCTGCTTTGAGGAGTTATGATGAATTCGGTATGTACTCCTTATCAGGCACGCATGAGGGCCCTGCAAGTTACAGCATGGGTATGGGCATGCCCAGCATGAGCATGGGTAGAGCAGGGAAAGGATATAGAAGAATGAGAAGCTCAGCCCCGGATCTGCCATCATTGCTGTTGGACTCCCGAATTATATTTCTTGGAATGCCA ATTGTTCCAGCTGTAACTGAGCTTATTGCTGCTCAGTTTCTGTGGCTAGACTATGATGACCGCACGAAGCCAATTTACTTGTATATAAACTCCACAGGAACAATG GATGAAAATAACGAGCTGGTGGCGTCTGAAACTGATGCCTATGCAATTGCTGATTTTATTAAT CGAAGCAAAGCCAAGGTTtacacaatcaatcttagcatggcGTATGGCCAGGCTGCAATGCTTCTTTCCCTGGGGATGAAGGGTAAAAGAGGAGTGTTACCAAATTCGATAA CTAAACTGCACCTACCCAAGGTCCACAAATCCGGTGGAGCCGCCATTGATATGTGGATTAAG GCAAAAGAGCTGGAGACAAACACGGACTACTACCTGGAGCTCGTGTCCCAGGGAGTCGGTAAACCTAAGGAAGAGCTCGCAGAATTCCTGAGAGGCCCAAGGTACTTCCGCGCACAGGAGGCCATCGACTACGGCCTCGCCGACACGATCCTGCACTCGCTGGACGGCTCGTTCAAGCCGAAG GACCTGACGGCGCAGCTGGCCAAGGCGCAGGAGATGCGGCAGTCTGGGAAGCGCGCGCCGGCTGGAGCTGGGCGATGGTCGACCCCGACCGCACCAAGATAG